In Brachyhypopomus gauderio isolate BG-103 chromosome 2, BGAUD_0.2, whole genome shotgun sequence, the DNA window GGATATGTGGTGTAAACAGTTTTCTTAGTGCAGCCAATTTTCTAAAACTTTCAGCCAAACTGTAAACCAGGAGTTGTCTAACATATTCAACGAGCTCTGGAAGTTGGATGCGAATCGTTTCAAGGCTGGGGCGGACTACACTCTCTCCCCGCAGGTACCAAGTTATGAATTCAACATCAGTAAACTGCAGTTAGATAGTACAGATCAACTGATTCATGGCACACAAATTATTACACTGTCACtgcaaataatttattataaccCTGATCATTTTAGATCAGACATCCAGTACAAAGATGGCTTTTGCATCCATTTACTTCTGGACCTAAACgttttaatgtatttataggGCAAAGCTGGTTATATATCCAGTGGTAGCACATGGGCGACAGATCATGCCACCTCGCCTCTCTTCTCTAAAGTCAATGAGAGCAAGCTCAAATCCATCCTGACATACGCCCGTGAGTACCAGACACCCTTTTCATCTATAATTATCTCCAGCTTGATTCCTTTCAGAAATCCTTCGTGCAAACATGCAGGATCGTCAACCCTATTACAACAGTGCTTCTGTAAAGTCACTGTACTGCTGGAGACTGTGTTTTCCCCATCGACGCAGCACGGGAGGACGGTGTTTTACAGGGCCTGCACCAGACATGCCAAGACACGTTATGTAATGTAATTACATTGGGGGCAGTGCTAGTTCAAATATGCCAGTGTGGTTTGTGAGTGTTCTGATTGGTTTATTTCAAAGAACATTACAAAGTTTATTCATTGTGTATTAATTTGATGCAACAATTGCacaaataatatttaatatttcattAATGTTTGTTCAGATTCATTCAAAACTGATTCAAAGGTATCCAGAGGGAATAAATTATCTGAAAGTTCCTCTGTAATCATTTAGATAAAGTTTCTATTAAAAAATAGATTGAAGTTAgtgatgtttgtgtttataAATACCATGATCAGATAAAAAGGGGTGGCCGTAAGACTCGTGTTCATGTGCAAGAAATTTCGCTCAAGTTAAATACATACATGTTGGAGGCAAACGCATCAGTTCTTGTGTAGTCCTAAGGGTAGATGTTTAGGTCATTGTCTTACTGACACTTCTAGGTTTTATGAAGCTGCTGGATAACTATGAAAGATCAACAGGTGTAGCTGAGAGAGTGACTGAAGAGGAGAGATCTGAGAATAACGCTTTCCTGGATGCCATTCTAAACACAGCAGTCATGAAGGTAGACACACCACTGAGCATGTGGCCCTGATGATCCGCTGTGATGTGGGACTTGCAGAAGACAGTTCAGCCATTACATATCCCAGCATCATGTGTAAATGTCCAGCAGATCATCCTTAATGTTAGTGATGTTCTGAAGGCTGTGAAGGCTGTCAGTGCAGCTGATGTCGTGTCCTCCGGGGGGTAGAGACTCTGTTCTCCGGGGGTAGAGACTCTGTCCTCCAGGGGGTAGAATTCCTCCTGGAATTTTCtttttgggggggagggtgGTGAAAATAAAGCCAAATTGTGATGTGATGCCTCAAGTAACAACATCTGGTTAATGGAGTTTGGAGTTTAATGGAGTTTGGGCTGGCTGTGTTCTCATTTCAGCGTGCTCACCAGTACTTGGTGAGTAAGGGCAAGTCCAACTCAGACATGGTACTGTTCAAGAATCAGCTGTACCTCATTTGGTTTCAACTTTACCACAGAGACAGGAAAGGAGggtgagatacacacacacacacccacacacaaatacatataatAGAATAGAAGAATTTAGCagttattacattacattacattagcaGTTATTACAGACTTTAATCTCTCCTATCAGGGAGGACTCCAGTGGATTTGAGCATGTGTTTGTTGGTGAGACCAaatttgggaatgaaatcatgGGCCTTCACAACTGGGTTCAGTTCTACCTACAGGAAAAGCAGAACCTTCTCGATTACAAGGGCTACAAATCCAGGAATAAGGTAATTACTGTCATACAGTACCTCATACAGAAACAATGGGAGACAAAGTTAAGAGGTGTGTTAAAGTAATAGTTAACTTGGGATCTTTCAATTTTATAGAAAACATTTTTCTTACATATGATGCAATTTAAGTATTGCCAGAAAATTATTATATTCGACATCGCTTACAAATTGAATGTCTGATGTTGTCTCAACTGAGACCTCTTGCCCTGTCCCACGTTAGCCGAGCGAGAGCGACCATGTGGTGAATGTGCAGTTCAGCTGGCACGGCCTGCTCAAGCCTGTGGGCAGCACTTTTGTTGGTGTCAGTCCCGAATTCGAGATGGCTATCTtcaccatcctcttcctcacgtCCACTGAGAAGACCACCATCGCTGTGGTCAACCTGGACAAGTACCAGCTGGAGCTGGTGGTCCATAGGCACGGCCGTTCCATCGGGACGTCCTACCCAAAGCTTCTCAGCATCAACAACAGACGTGTGTAGGGCATACAACATGTGTTTAACTAGCAAGCGTGTCAAGATCTGGCTGTTTGCTGAATTTTAGTTTCCGCACTTGTTTTAAATGGTCATAAAGCAGGCATGGCATGtcactttttaaaataataaaaggaTCATTAAAAGAAAATTAACAAGAGAGGCAtgcttaaaaaacaaaaatattattttgtttACAGATTTTTTAGAGGTTTTATGCATGTAACCAGACGCTCCTTTTCACACTTTAGACAAACTTCTTGGACATATATTTTAATTTTTCATGTTATCTGATCTAATTTCTtctttaaacaaaaaaaaaaaaatccagaccATTCTCTCGTGTTTACTGGAATGTAACCCATGTAGACATCTTACAGCAAATAAAGATTTTGTTTCTTGTGTTGCttcaacagtttttttttttgccatgtTCACACCTAATGACAATTGTAGTCATAATAAACTGGATTTGACATTTATACCTCTTTTGGGTAAAAACATTTGGTCTCCTTGGATTCAATGGGAATAAATTTGGGAGTGTTAAAGATGATTGTATCAATAGAAACAATAATCAAATAAGAGTATACAACTATATACTTATAAATAATACTTGTATAGAACAGTAAATAAGTTGTTCAAGTTCTATTCATATAGTATTCCTATATATTATAGAAATGTCAATgatgaaaaaaatgtaaaaatgatttTTATTGCAACTCATCTCTTAACAAGATGTATTTATATGGTTTGTTTCTATAACAACCCAGTGTTTGCTTGGGGAGGAGTTGTTGAGTTTTTGTTTAATAGTAAATTATTTGGcacacatttttatttagtttgaTAATGACCACCCTCACTCACGCTATGGTTGGATATAAATTGGGTAATTTCCTT includes these proteins:
- the endouc gene encoding uridylate-specific endoribonuclease C, encoding MAYGQVCVVFVGLLILFQHSESSSQTVNQELSNIFNELWKLDANRFKAGADYTLSPQGKAGYISSGSTWATDHATSPLFSKVNESKLKSILTYARFMKLLDNYERSTGVAERVTEEERSENNAFLDAILNTAVMKRAHQYLVSKGKSNSDMVLFKNQLYLIWFQLYHRDRKGGEDSSGFEHVFVGETKFGNEIMGLHNWVQFYLQEKQNLLDYKGYKSRNKPSESDHVVNVQFSWHGLLKPVGSTFVGVSPEFEMAIFTILFLTSTEKTTIAVVNLDKYQLELVVHRHGRSIGTSYPKLLSINNRRV